The following are encoded together in the Halobaculum limi genome:
- a CDS encoding Gfo/Idh/MocA family protein yields the protein MTLRTAVIGGGTVSEVHLSGLSRNPRVELVAICDLDEDIATSKAERYNIKAYTDLEEMLEKEDLDWAHVCTPVQTHVAVAKTVIDAGVPVQIEKPITETYEEFEELAAYAAEHDVIVSEKHNHNFDPVVRRARKAMEAGECGEIKGVEVIYTGCSNPDDPNRGPWNFELDGGEFEEGLPHPLYMTLRAGGYPRSEEDIQATTVLRGEYDYDFTYDGAMIQYVTDDDVLCRTTMLGGTRPVRQLIIHGTEKSLTADLISQTLVEHDRNYKAGGKGRALNNVDNVIDRITGTIQNMRAVLKRSNSDDWDTQRLLNAHYYQNHAESIALEAGDASKMPVPLSESRWMIRLMEEIRQAARADAERETSGISAEAIQQQTE from the coding sequence ATGACTCTACGAACTGCCGTCATCGGTGGCGGAACGGTCTCCGAAGTCCACTTGTCGGGACTGTCACGCAATCCACGCGTCGAACTGGTCGCAATCTGTGACCTCGACGAGGATATCGCGACGAGCAAGGCCGAACGGTACAACATCAAAGCGTACACCGACCTCGAGGAGATGCTCGAGAAGGAGGACCTGGACTGGGCCCACGTCTGCACACCGGTCCAGACCCACGTCGCCGTCGCGAAGACGGTCATCGACGCTGGCGTCCCCGTCCAGATCGAGAAACCGATCACCGAGACGTACGAAGAGTTCGAGGAACTGGCGGCGTATGCTGCCGAACACGACGTGATCGTCTCCGAGAAGCACAACCACAACTTCGACCCCGTCGTGCGCCGCGCACGAAAAGCGATGGAAGCAGGCGAGTGCGGCGAGATCAAGGGTGTCGAAGTTATTTACACAGGCTGTTCGAACCCGGACGATCCGAACCGCGGCCCGTGGAACTTCGAACTTGACGGCGGTGAGTTCGAGGAGGGCCTCCCTCACCCCTTGTATATGACGCTGCGCGCAGGTGGCTACCCCCGCTCTGAAGAGGATATCCAGGCGACGACAGTCTTGCGCGGTGAGTACGACTACGACTTCACGTACGACGGTGCGATGATCCAGTATGTCACCGACGACGACGTGTTGTGCCGGACGACGATGCTCGGTGGTACCCGTCCGGTCCGCCAACTGATCATCCACGGGACTGAGAAGTCGCTCACGGCAGACCTCATCTCCCAGACGCTCGTCGAACACGACCGCAATTACAAAGCAGGCGGAAAGGGCCGCGCGCTCAACAACGTCGACAACGTCATCGACCGCATCACGGGCACGATCCAGAATATGCGTGCGGTGTTGAAGCGCAGCAACTCCGACGACTGGGACACCCAACGGCTGCTCAACGCCCACTACTACCAGAACCACGCGGAGTCTATCGCTCTCGAGGCCGGCGACGCCTCGAAGATGCCCGTCCCGCTGTCGGAGTCACGCTGGATGATCCGGTTAATGGAGGAGATTCGGCAGGCCGCGCGTGCGGACGCCGAGCGCGAGACGAGCGGAATCAGCGCCGAAGCGATCCAACAGCAGACGGAGTAA
- a CDS encoding PAS domain S-box protein, with the protein MRGYDAASIRSLFPDRTRDLLSVQTTGSESDAVARLAGGDVDCLVCVHDPPMTDATAVIRRLRAAVPDGAVFAACRSADADAPLDAGATEILPIVDGAVRHRLAVSRLDAHVDYTEENAAALSQRAPSVADNTKVGPTAPDSDTDDPSERELVAARDDLRRTLDRVSDGFFAITTNWEVTYTNQFGEQTLRDLMHIDDEASSLIGETLIDHAPEALESAFYEEFTEAMETQETVSLEEHYEPIGRDFSVAAYPSESGLSVYFRDITERKERERELVLKTRAIDTAPIGITITDPNKDGNPIVYANNKFEEITGYHSQRVIGRNCRFLQGEDTDEAAIDRLRTAVEHEGSTEVELRNYRADGRVFWNEVVLAPIFDADGDVVNFTGFQRDVTKRKRREQTLNTLVETTRDFQQARDLNELLESLVRSVQRVFGHDLSIIRLHDPETGRLVPAYESGLLELTADPYPPVDDAVGPSGRAFQTGEPVIVDNLGSINDRDYGPANSGMILPLGDHGTLGVGSSEVDAFDSEDAALVKLLARAATSAFDRIDQQSEMRRLKRIVDHVDEKAFLLDEAGRFTFVTGEMEASVQSGSTLTDGVALSSVVANVDDDRVEAVLADLRTAPPGTSHTVETWIQDAESDLTPVEVEVSSVDESRQTGVVAGRLTDITKLAETRTDLRHERDRFRELFENLPDPIADIRFVDGDPIVEYANPAFESVFGLSTDEVHGASINDLIVPRELLEAAHEFDEAVRVGAQFGAEVQRSTEQGRLDFLLRGIPYTHDETECAFAVYTDITEQRERERYLQILNRVLRHNLRNDLNVVMGIGEHIAESIDDADLGSSARVLTEKARKATTLSEKAKRIEQVLGTRGRKMEQVNLSRSLARVIEAQRSRFPDAEITADVPHEVYVQRNQDVDVRRAFVELVENAIEHNARSDARLHVDVIGHDDGGDTTCVRFTDNGPGIPASEWSVITGGQEISQLTHASGLGLWLTRWLAEAHDGRLLREQTDGPGSMVVLELQTATR; encoded by the coding sequence GTGAGGGGTTACGACGCCGCGTCGATTCGCTCGCTGTTCCCTGACCGCACTCGCGACCTCCTCTCCGTGCAGACGACGGGATCGGAGTCGGATGCGGTCGCCCGTCTCGCCGGCGGTGACGTGGACTGTCTCGTATGCGTTCACGATCCTCCGATGACCGACGCAACCGCCGTGATCCGACGACTACGTGCCGCTGTCCCCGATGGCGCTGTGTTCGCTGCGTGTCGTTCCGCGGACGCGGATGCGCCACTCGACGCCGGTGCGACCGAGATTCTTCCCATCGTTGACGGAGCGGTTCGACATCGACTCGCTGTGAGTCGGCTCGACGCACACGTTGACTATACTGAGGAAAATGCCGCCGCTCTCTCCCAGCGAGCGCCTTCAGTCGCGGACAACACCAAAGTCGGGCCAACAGCCCCTGATAGCGACACAGACGACCCCTCCGAACGGGAACTCGTCGCCGCCCGCGACGACCTCCGACGGACGCTCGACCGCGTCAGCGACGGCTTCTTCGCCATCACCACCAACTGGGAGGTGACGTACACGAACCAGTTTGGTGAACAGACCCTTCGGGACCTGATGCACATCGACGACGAGGCCTCCTCACTCATCGGGGAGACACTCATCGACCACGCACCTGAAGCACTCGAATCGGCGTTCTACGAGGAGTTCACAGAGGCGATGGAGACGCAAGAGACCGTCTCACTCGAGGAACACTACGAGCCTATCGGCCGGGACTTCTCCGTGGCCGCCTACCCGAGCGAAAGTGGGCTCTCGGTGTACTTCAGGGACATTACCGAGCGGAAGGAACGCGAACGGGAACTGGTTTTGAAGACGCGTGCTATCGACACCGCTCCCATTGGCATCACGATCACCGACCCGAATAAAGACGGAAACCCCATCGTGTACGCCAACAACAAGTTCGAGGAAATAACAGGCTACCATTCACAGCGCGTTATCGGTCGTAACTGTCGGTTCCTACAGGGCGAAGACACCGACGAGGCGGCGATCGATCGACTCCGAACCGCCGTCGAACACGAGGGGTCGACCGAGGTGGAACTCCGAAACTACCGCGCCGACGGGAGGGTGTTCTGGAACGAGGTGGTCCTCGCCCCAATCTTCGATGCGGACGGGGACGTGGTCAACTTCACCGGGTTCCAGCGCGACGTGACGAAGCGTAAACGACGCGAGCAGACGCTGAACACGCTCGTCGAGACGACGCGCGACTTCCAACAGGCTAGAGACCTCAACGAGTTGCTGGAGTCGCTGGTTAGATCCGTCCAGCGCGTGTTTGGCCACGACCTGAGCATCATCAGACTCCACGACCCCGAGACCGGGCGACTTGTCCCCGCCTACGAATCAGGCCTGCTCGAGCTGACGGCCGACCCGTACCCGCCGGTCGACGACGCTGTCGGTCCCTCCGGGCGTGCCTTCCAGACCGGCGAACCAGTGATTGTCGACAACCTCGGCTCGATCAATGACCGCGACTACGGCCCGGCCAACTCCGGGATGATCCTCCCGCTCGGAGACCACGGAACGCTTGGTGTTGGTTCTTCAGAGGTTGATGCCTTCGACAGCGAAGACGCCGCCCTCGTCAAACTCCTCGCACGAGCGGCCACGAGCGCGTTCGACCGCATCGACCAGCAAAGCGAGATGCGGCGGCTCAAACGCATCGTCGATCACGTCGACGAGAAGGCGTTCTTGCTTGACGAAGCTGGGCGATTCACGTTTGTCACCGGCGAGATGGAAGCGAGCGTCCAAAGCGGATCGACGCTCACCGATGGCGTGGCGCTCTCGTCGGTCGTCGCGAACGTCGACGACGACCGGGTCGAGGCAGTCCTCGCGGACCTCCGAACTGCACCTCCCGGTACGAGCCACACTGTCGAGACGTGGATCCAAGACGCAGAGAGTGATCTCACACCCGTCGAGGTCGAGGTGTCAAGTGTCGACGAATCACGCCAGACGGGCGTCGTCGCCGGCAGACTCACAGACATCACAAAACTCGCGGAGACGCGAACCGACCTGCGACACGAGCGCGACCGCTTCCGCGAACTGTTCGAGAACCTCCCTGACCCCATCGCAGATATCCGATTCGTCGACGGCGACCCCATCGTCGAGTACGCGAACCCAGCGTTCGAGTCCGTCTTCGGCCTCAGCACAGACGAGGTCCACGGTGCGAGCATCAACGATCTGATCGTTCCGCGCGAGTTGCTCGAGGCCGCACACGAGTTCGACGAGGCCGTCCGTGTCGGGGCACAGTTCGGCGCGGAGGTTCAGCGGTCGACCGAACAGGGACGCCTCGACTTCCTGCTTAGGGGTATCCCATACACGCACGATGAGACCGAGTGCGCGTTCGCAGTGTACACTGACATCACCGAACAGCGTGAGCGCGAGCGGTACCTCCAGATCCTCAACCGCGTCCTCCGGCACAACCTCCGAAACGACCTCAACGTCGTGATGGGCATCGGCGAACACATTGCGGAGTCTATCGACGACGCCGACCTCGGGTCAAGCGCGCGCGTCCTCACCGAGAAGGCGCGGAAGGCAACGACGCTCAGCGAGAAGGCCAAGCGGATCGAACAAGTGCTCGGCACGCGCGGCCGTAAGATGGAACAAGTCAATCTCTCGCGGTCGCTCGCGCGGGTGATCGAAGCCCAGCGCTCACGGTTCCCCGACGCCGAGATAACCGCCGATGTTCCACACGAGGTGTACGTCCAGCGGAACCAGGACGTCGATGTACGCAGGGCGTTCGTCGAACTCGTCGAGAATGCCATCGAACACAATGCCAGGTCGGACGCTCGTCTCCACGTCGACGTGATAGGTCACGACGACGGCGGGGACACCACTTGCGTTCGGTTCACTGACAACGGTCCTGGCATCCCGGCATCGGAGTGGTCCGTCATCACCGGTGGTCAGGAGATATCTCAACTCACGCACGCCAGCGGGCTGGGCTTGTGGCTCACCCGATGGCTCGCCGAAGCACACGACGGCCGCCTCCTCCGCGAACAGACCGACGGTCCCGGGTCGATGGTCGTCCTCGAACTGCAGACCGCTACTAGGTAG
- a CDS encoding NAD-dependent epimerase/dehydratase family protein — MSTGYTAVTDTADIDHDIAGQTVLVTGGAGFIGSHIARALVDDNEVRILDDLSTGEERKVPTGAGLYAGDLLDTELLKEAMDEVDLVFHQAGLVSVPASVEQPAESNRINVAGTLAVFDAAREVDARVVLASSVAIFGSPETIPIDETHPTEPTSPYATDKLAIDHYARVYNRLYDLETVALRYFNVYGPGQSGGDYAGVIKTFMDQAAANDPLTVEGDGSQTRDFIHVADVVRANLAAATTDHSGEAFNIGTGESVTIRELADTIVEVSGSTGGVVHIDPRPADIDRSQCDTTKSREQLGFEASIDLETGLADLFDAEH; from the coding sequence ATGAGTACAGGATATACTGCCGTCACCGACACCGCTGACATCGACCACGACATCGCCGGCCAGACAGTACTTGTCACCGGCGGTGCGGGATTCATCGGGAGCCACATCGCTCGCGCACTCGTCGACGACAACGAGGTTCGCATCCTTGATGATCTCTCGACGGGGGAAGAAAGGAAGGTCCCCACAGGCGCAGGCCTGTACGCTGGTGACCTCCTCGACACGGAGCTGCTCAAGGAGGCGATGGACGAAGTCGACCTCGTTTTCCACCAGGCCGGACTGGTGAGCGTGCCCGCGTCGGTCGAACAGCCTGCAGAGAGCAACCGGATCAACGTCGCAGGGACGCTCGCGGTGTTCGACGCCGCCCGTGAGGTCGATGCCCGAGTGGTGTTGGCCTCCAGCGTCGCAATCTTCGGCAGCCCCGAGACTATCCCTATCGACGAGACACACCCGACCGAACCCACGTCGCCATACGCGACGGACAAACTCGCCATCGACCACTACGCACGCGTCTACAACCGCCTATACGACCTGGAGACGGTCGCGCTGCGGTACTTCAATGTATACGGCCCCGGACAGTCGGGAGGTGACTACGCGGGCGTCATCAAGACGTTTATGGACCAAGCGGCCGCGAACGACCCGCTCACTGTCGAAGGAGACGGCTCGCAAACCCGGGATTTCATTCACGTCGCCGACGTCGTCCGCGCCAATCTCGCGGCGGCGACGACCGACCACTCTGGCGAGGCGTTCAACATTGGTACCGGCGAGAGCGTCACTATCCGCGAACTCGCCGACACAATCGTAGAGGTGTCTGGCTCCACCGGCGGTGTGGTCCATATTGACCCACGACCGGCCGATATCGACCGCAGTCAGTGTGACACCACGAAGTCGCGCGAGCAATTGGGATTCGAGGCGAGCATCGACCTCGAAACCGGGCTCGCAGACCTGTTCGACGCCGAGCACTGA
- a CDS encoding flippase translates to MAQSLAKRISSGVKATFAANMFDMLANAALIVLLTRVLLTPEEYGTLNFALAALSVLAILATLGVPKSAGRYINEFSGSNPGLVPIVVRRSLTFMIALSVVVGGAILVFGEPVARLIGQETLIPFLAIGVFYIAAMAMTQYSRELLRAFNRIEWSGVVRVVMGVARVVFVVGFVAIGFGVVGALAGYVVGYVVAALVGGVLLYWRLYSKLEEDPDPDPNISRRILGYSIPLTATRGANVLDKKVDVLIVGALLDMTAVGFYTIAKQVSDFVSMPASSFGFTISPALGEQQASGETDRAARMYERSLTYVLLAYVPAVTGLALVARPMIEYIFGAAYLGAVPVVQVYGGFILVNAVNKVTSDGLDYLGRARSRAVIKTAMAIANVILNLLLIPIFGVTGAALATVITYTVYTLANVYFINQELSIVLSRVVRALGVVCLVTVGMAVAVALALPYVSGLLTLFGAIILGILVWGMLSVVGGVLNPREVAKFLG, encoded by the coding sequence GTGGCACAATCGCTCGCAAAGCGGATCAGTAGCGGCGTCAAGGCGACGTTCGCGGCCAATATGTTCGATATGTTGGCGAACGCCGCCCTCATCGTCCTGTTGACACGGGTGCTGCTCACGCCCGAGGAGTACGGTACGCTCAATTTCGCTCTGGCGGCGCTCAGCGTCCTTGCCATTCTCGCGACGCTCGGCGTGCCCAAATCTGCCGGGCGCTACATCAACGAGTTCTCTGGGTCGAATCCCGGCCTTGTCCCCATCGTCGTCCGTCGCTCGCTGACGTTTATGATCGCGCTGTCCGTCGTCGTCGGGGGCGCGATTCTCGTCTTCGGCGAACCGGTCGCTCGACTCATCGGCCAGGAGACGCTCATCCCGTTCCTCGCAATCGGCGTGTTCTACATCGCTGCGATGGCGATGACGCAGTACAGCCGCGAGCTCCTCCGTGCGTTCAACCGTATCGAGTGGAGCGGGGTCGTCCGCGTCGTGATGGGCGTCGCTCGGGTCGTGTTTGTCGTCGGGTTCGTCGCCATCGGCTTTGGCGTCGTCGGCGCACTTGCCGGCTACGTCGTCGGCTACGTCGTTGCCGCCCTCGTCGGCGGCGTGTTGCTCTACTGGCGACTCTACTCGAAACTCGAGGAGGATCCCGACCCAGATCCCAACATCTCGCGTCGGATCCTCGGCTATTCGATCCCACTTACGGCCACACGCGGCGCGAACGTCCTCGACAAGAAGGTGGACGTGCTCATTGTCGGCGCATTGCTCGATATGACCGCCGTCGGGTTCTACACCATCGCCAAGCAGGTGTCGGATTTCGTGTCGATGCCCGCCTCTTCGTTCGGCTTCACCATCTCGCCGGCGCTGGGCGAACAGCAAGCCAGCGGCGAGACCGACCGGGCTGCGCGGATGTACGAGCGCTCGCTGACCTACGTGCTACTTGCGTACGTGCCAGCAGTCACGGGACTGGCGCTGGTCGCTCGCCCGATGATCGAGTACATCTTCGGTGCGGCGTACCTCGGCGCAGTGCCCGTCGTGCAGGTGTACGGCGGGTTCATCCTCGTCAACGCAGTGAACAAGGTGACTAGCGATGGTCTCGACTATCTCGGACGTGCCCGGTCGCGCGCAGTGATTAAGACAGCGATGGCCATCGCGAACGTCATCCTCAACCTCCTGCTCATCCCCATCTTCGGTGTGACTGGAGCAGCGCTCGCGACGGTCATCACCTACACTGTCTACACGCTGGCGAACGTCTACTTCATCAACCAGGAACTGTCCATCGTGCTGTCGCGGGTCGTCCGCGCACTCGGTGTCGTCTGTCTCGTCACCGTCGGGATGGCCGTCGCGGTGGCGCTCGCGCTCCCGTATGTTTCCGGACTGCTGACGCTGTTCGGTGCAATCATACTCGGGATACTGGTGTGGGGAATGCTGTCAGTCGTTGGTGGCGTCCTTAATCCGCGAGAGGTAGCGAAGTTCCTCGGATGA
- a CDS encoding glycosyltransferase translates to MQAVTDERPATIRVLNLVPSERSRFFRQQRATLANLGVEETTMAVPGHHGYDDGSTESRSVTDYARFLPQVVRQSFGEYDLVHANYGLTAPHALAQLRLPVVLSLWGTDLMGQYGWLTKACARHADAVIVMSERMAEELDQPCYVIPHGVDLDVFKPMPTDEARAELGWAEGVHHVLFPYPPGRGVKDYPRAQRVVDRVRDLIDGPVELHTVTGEPHERMPLYYNAADVLLLTSQREGSPNAVKEALACNLPVVSTDVGDVPERLAGVSLSRVATTDDDLVDGVATALEAGERSDGRAAAERVGAEATGRRYREVYEEVLR, encoded by the coding sequence ATGCAGGCAGTGACAGACGAGCGACCGGCGACGATACGCGTGTTGAACCTCGTTCCCAGCGAGCGCTCGCGCTTCTTCCGACAGCAACGGGCGACGCTCGCTAATCTTGGGGTCGAGGAGACGACGATGGCGGTGCCCGGACACCACGGCTACGACGACGGATCGACTGAGAGCAGGAGCGTGACCGACTACGCTCGATTCCTCCCACAGGTCGTCCGGCAGTCGTTCGGCGAGTACGATCTTGTCCACGCCAACTACGGGTTGACCGCACCCCACGCGCTGGCGCAACTGCGCCTCCCAGTCGTCCTCTCACTGTGGGGGACGGATCTGATGGGCCAGTATGGCTGGCTCACGAAAGCGTGCGCCCGTCACGCCGACGCGGTTATCGTGATGTCGGAGCGGATGGCCGAGGAACTCGACCAGCCGTGTTATGTCATCCCGCACGGCGTCGATTTGGATGTGTTCAAACCGATGCCGACCGACGAGGCTCGTGCCGAACTCGGCTGGGCGGAGGGTGTCCACCACGTCCTGTTCCCGTACCCGCCGGGTCGCGGCGTGAAAGACTACCCCCGCGCACAGCGCGTGGTCGACCGCGTTCGCGACTTGATTGACGGTCCCGTCGAACTCCACACTGTGACAGGTGAACCGCACGAGCGGATGCCGCTGTACTACAACGCGGCGGACGTCCTCCTGCTCACTTCCCAACGGGAAGGGTCACCGAACGCGGTGAAGGAAGCGCTCGCGTGCAACCTGCCGGTCGTCTCGACGGACGTCGGCGACGTGCCCGAACGACTCGCGGGTGTCTCGCTGTCGCGCGTCGCCACGACCGACGACGACCTGGTTGACGGCGTCGCCACGGCGCTAGAGGCAGGTGAGCGCTCTGACGGCCGTGCGGCCGCCGAACGCGTCGGCGCGGAGGCGACCGGTCGTCGCTACCGCGAGGTGTACGAGGAGGTGCTTCGATGA
- a CDS encoding GNAT family N-acetyltransferase, which produces MEIRRLSLDEWSDALPATGFEVFHTPEALDALDAHARGDLRLYGAFKGERPVGLAPVFVREQALGTAVMSPPPGFGVPRLGPLVMPASPKQRKREQVNGTFTEQLLDELGVGGSTTLFRMVCPTSYPDPRPFGWSELSMEPSFTYHLAVDEDPDVLLSSFSKSLRREIRDAEDAGITVEVGGRPEIREIYEQARTRYEEQDRPFTMTWPYVRDLTDALSTVDRCRPYVVRDDDGEFVSGIIALYSNDAAYFWLGGAIATLDGTTVNSYLHWQIIKDIAAGEPLESVHTYDLMGANTERLCQYKSKFGAELVTYYTVESAGTGMRAAKKAYRLMSR; this is translated from the coding sequence ATGGAGATCCGACGGCTGTCTCTCGACGAGTGGAGCGACGCGCTACCTGCGACCGGCTTCGAGGTGTTTCACACGCCCGAGGCCCTCGACGCGCTCGATGCTCACGCCCGAGGGGACCTTCGACTGTACGGCGCGTTCAAAGGCGAGCGACCGGTCGGCCTCGCGCCGGTGTTCGTCCGCGAACAGGCGCTGGGAACCGCGGTGATGTCGCCCCCGCCGGGGTTCGGCGTCCCGCGACTCGGCCCCCTCGTGATGCCCGCCAGCCCCAAGCAACGCAAACGCGAGCAGGTCAACGGGACGTTCACCGAGCAACTGCTCGACGAACTCGGCGTCGGCGGGTCGACGACGCTGTTCCGGATGGTGTGTCCGACTAGCTACCCCGACCCCCGGCCGTTTGGCTGGTCGGAACTGTCGATGGAGCCGTCGTTCACCTACCACCTCGCCGTCGACGAGGACCCCGACGTCCTCCTCTCGTCGTTCTCGAAGAGTCTCCGTCGCGAGATTCGCGACGCCGAAGACGCAGGCATCACCGTCGAAGTCGGCGGTCGACCGGAGATCCGCGAGATATACGAACAGGCACGCACCCGCTACGAGGAGCAAGACCGCCCGTTCACGATGACGTGGCCGTACGTCCGCGACCTGACGGACGCGCTCTCGACGGTCGACCGCTGTCGCCCGTACGTCGTTCGCGACGACGACGGCGAGTTCGTCAGCGGCATCATCGCGCTGTACTCCAACGACGCCGCCTACTTCTGGCTCGGCGGCGCAATCGCGACGCTGGACGGCACGACCGTCAACAGCTACCTCCACTGGCAGATCATCAAAGACATCGCCGCGGGCGAACCGCTCGAGTCGGTTCACACCTACGACCTGATGGGCGCGAACACCGAGCGCCTCTGTCAGTACAAGAGTAAGTTCGGCGCGGAGTTGGTCACCTACTACACGGTCGAGTCGGCTGGCACCGGGATGCGTGCGGCGAAGAAAGCCTACCGGCTGATGAGTCGGTGA
- a CDS encoding lysylphosphatidylglycerol synthase domain-containing protein, protein MRRSVRFAVGAVLGVGALAAYLLYVGPQQVFDRATGVALWAVAVVAVLVVCEAVVDGVGVWASIKPLNGGLSPRRSVEFALAGDFFDVFSPAGPVSSEPIMARFFSVETGTDYSEALGVRGVAKYVKSGAQLLVSTLLVGVLLVGGQSPTFVLVTVGGAVAALGLVGAVVVVGRDPLNTGLVAVATPVVGVVSSLYREEPHGRAVVERAVSRFWERALYFREAPGLVGLIAVGGVLEQLLTAGALWVALAGTGETVVLIALVALVPFPQAASVVPIPGSLGAYDVLLAGALTVVAGVPTANAAAAVLVVRTLGLLTSLGVGGVAAAFLRGWTPGGD, encoded by the coding sequence GTGCGACGGTCCGTTCGGTTCGCCGTTGGCGCGGTACTCGGAGTCGGGGCGCTCGCGGCGTACCTCCTGTACGTCGGTCCACAGCAGGTGTTCGACCGCGCGACGGGCGTGGCGCTGTGGGCGGTGGCAGTCGTCGCGGTCCTCGTCGTCTGTGAGGCGGTCGTCGACGGCGTCGGCGTGTGGGCGTCGATCAAGCCGCTGAACGGGGGGCTCTCCCCACGCCGCAGCGTCGAGTTCGCGCTGGCGGGTGACTTCTTCGACGTGTTCAGTCCGGCGGGGCCGGTGAGTTCCGAGCCGATTATGGCGCGCTTCTTCAGCGTCGAGACCGGCACCGACTACAGCGAGGCGTTGGGCGTCCGCGGCGTCGCCAAGTACGTGAAGTCGGGCGCACAACTGCTCGTCTCAACCCTCCTCGTCGGCGTCCTCCTCGTGGGTGGGCAGTCGCCCACGTTCGTTCTCGTGACAGTCGGCGGTGCAGTCGCCGCGTTGGGACTCGTCGGCGCGGTCGTCGTCGTCGGGCGCGACCCGCTGAACACGGGACTCGTCGCGGTCGCGACGCCCGTCGTCGGCGTCGTCTCCAGTCTCTACCGCGAGGAGCCACACGGTCGGGCGGTCGTCGAGCGTGCGGTGTCGCGCTTTTGGGAGCGTGCGCTGTACTTCCGAGAGGCACCAGGCCTGGTCGGACTGATCGCCGTCGGCGGCGTCCTCGAACAACTCCTGACCGCCGGAGCGCTGTGGGTCGCACTGGCCGGAACGGGCGAGACCGTGGTACTGATCGCACTCGTCGCGCTCGTCCCGTTTCCGCAGGCGGCGAGCGTCGTGCCGATTCCGGGCAGCCTCGGCGCGTACGACGTGCTCTTGGCGGGGGCGTTGACCGTCGTGGCGGGCGTGCCGACCGCGAACGCCGCCGCAGCCGTCCTCGTCGTCAGGACGCTCGGCCTCCTCACCTCGCTGGGCGTCGGCGGCGTCGCTGCCGCGTTCCTGCGCGGGTGGACGCCCGGCGGCGACTGA
- a CDS encoding polysaccharide deacetylase family protein, with amino-acid sequence MSDAPPGNDDLTWPNGREPPEQRPVPDGYEFSLLLTHDIDRPYKTYQSLFYALTQPQRRRYHLSTLLPGRNPYWRFEDLMELEADLGVRSACYILREQNLFRDRPVRDWLSMRGWQLYAGRYDPTDPAIREAIAALDDGGWEVGLHGSYDSFDDRGRLRSEKATVEDVLGHSVSGGRQHYLNLRTPDTWEHQRAIGLQYDASLGTSAEYGFHHGYGIRRPFGDEFVVFPLTIMEQSIPDPDEDFDAAWAVCESLLQEAKENGAVMSVLWHLRHFAPEEFPGHDRIYRRLIERALELGAWVGSPGHFYEELSLDDPSWWRSAESNGTLDAPSH; translated from the coding sequence ATGAGCGACGCCCCACCCGGCAACGATGACCTCACCTGGCCGAACGGCCGGGAACCACCCGAACAGCGCCCGGTGCCCGATGGCTACGAGTTCAGTCTGCTGCTCACCCACGACATCGACCGGCCGTACAAGACGTATCAGTCGCTGTTCTACGCACTGACACAGCCACAGCGCCGTCGGTACCACCTCTCGACGTTGCTGCCAGGCCGTAACCCCTACTGGCGCTTCGAGGACCTAATGGAACTCGAGGCGGACCTGGGCGTCCGCTCGGCGTGTTACATCCTGCGCGAGCAGAACCTCTTTCGGGACCGCCCCGTGCGAGACTGGCTGTCGATGCGCGGCTGGCAACTGTACGCCGGGCGTTACGACCCGACCGACCCCGCGATCCGCGAGGCCATCGCCGCCCTCGACGACGGCGGGTGGGAGGTGGGCCTCCACGGGTCGTACGACTCCTTCGACGACCGCGGCCGTCTCCGCAGCGAGAAGGCGACCGTCGAGGACGTCCTCGGCCACTCCGTCTCAGGCGGCAGGCAGCACTACCTCAACCTCCGAACGCCCGACACCTGGGAACACCAACGGGCTATCGGCCTCCAGTACGACGCCAGCCTGGGGACGAGCGCGGAGTACGGCTTCCACCACGGGTACGGCATCCGCCGCCCGTTCGGCGACGAGTTCGTCGTGTTCCCGCTGACGATTATGGAGCAGTCCATCCCCGACCCCGACGAGGACTTCGACGCCGCGTGGGCGGTGTGTGAGTCGCTCTTACAAGAGGCGAAGGAGAACGGCGCAGTGATGTCCGTGCTGTGGCACCTCCGCCACTTCGCCCCCGAAGAGTTCCCCGGCCACGACCGCATCTACCGCCGCCTCATCGAGCGAGCGCTCGAACTCGGTGCGTGGGTCGGGTCGCCCGGCCACTTCTACGAGGAACTGTCGCTCGACGACCCCTCGTGGTGGCGCTCGGCCGAGTCGAACGGGACGCTCGACGCGCCGAGTCACTGA